A portion of the Sulfuricurvum kujiense DSM 16994 genome contains these proteins:
- the rplM gene encoding 50S ribosomal protein L13 — translation MKFTKIASPEQIERKWVLIDAEGKTFGRIMTDVATRLRGKDKPYFTPNIDCGDFVVIINAEKAIINGNGKTATKTYHRHTGYFGNVKSEKFTELLATNPEKVFKLAARGMLPKTKLGRAMLKKLKVYAGAEHPHSAQIAK, via the coding sequence ATGAAATTTACTAAAATTGCTTCACCTGAGCAAATCGAGCGTAAATGGGTTTTGATCGATGCGGAAGGGAAAACATTCGGTCGTATCATGACTGATGTTGCTACTCGTCTTCGCGGTAAAGATAAACCTTATTTTACACCAAATATCGACTGTGGTGACTTCGTTGTTATCATTAACGCTGAAAAAGCGATTATCAACGGTAACGGTAAAACTGCTACTAAAACATATCACCGCCACACAGGTTACTTCGGTAACGTAAAAAGCGAAAAATTTACAGAACTTTTGGCTACTAACCCAGAAAAAGTTTTCAAACTTGCAGCTCGCGGTATGCTTCCTAAAACAAAATTGGGTCGTGCGATGTTGAAAAAACTAAAAGTCTATGCAGGTGCTGAACACCCACACTCTGCGCAGATCGCTAAGTAA
- the rpsI gene encoding 30S ribosomal protein S9 has protein sequence MAKTYATGRRKSSIAKVWLAPGTGKITVNGLSLDAWLGGLEAKKLRVTQPLSLTKQDTSVDITASTMGGGFSGQSDALRHGISRALCTFDPSFRAILKPFGMLTRDSRVVERKKPGKRKARRSPQFSKR, from the coding sequence ATGGCAAAAACGTATGCAACCGGAAGAAGAAAATCTTCGATCGCTAAAGTATGGCTTGCTCCGGGTACAGGTAAAATCACTGTAAACGGTCTTTCACTCGATGCATGGCTCGGTGGTCTTGAAGCAAAAAAATTGCGTGTTACTCAACCGCTTTCTTTGACTAAACAAGATACATCGGTTGATATCACTGCGTCAACTATGGGCGGTGGTTTCTCAGGACAATCTGATGCACTTCGCCACGGTATTTCACGTGCTCTTTGTACGTTTGATCCGTCATTCCGCGCTATCTTGAAACCGTTCGGTATGCTTACACGTGACTCACGTGTTGTTGAGCGTAAGAAACCGGGTAAACGCAAAGCGCGCCGTTCTCCACAATTCTCAAAACGTTAA
- a CDS encoding heme-binding domain-containing protein: MKKVAYWILGTAVVIQLFRPDFTNPKVDETIALKTDPKVMSILKTSCYDCHSNETAYPWYHHVAPMSWVMANNINQGRKALDFSNWENIDSKVKLERLERAKQLLNNELMPKSEYLLMHKNAVLSDEQKKVLEIFFDSQIKRL, translated from the coding sequence ATGAAAAAAGTTGCGTATTGGATACTGGGTACCGCCGTTGTGATACAGTTATTCAGGCCCGATTTTACAAATCCGAAAGTGGATGAGACCATTGCGCTTAAAACCGATCCAAAAGTTATGAGCATCCTTAAAACTTCATGTTACGATTGCCATTCAAATGAAACAGCGTATCCTTGGTATCATCATGTCGCTCCGATGTCGTGGGTTATGGCCAACAATATCAACCAAGGACGCAAAGCACTCGACTTTTCAAATTGGGAAAACATAGACTCTAAAGTAAAATTGGAGCGATTAGAGCGTGCAAAACAGCTTCTGAATAACGAATTGATGCCCAAAAGCGAATACCTTTTAATGCATAAAAATGCTGTTTTATCGGATGAACAAAAGAAAGTACTTGAAATTTTTTTTGATTCGCAAATAAAAAGGCTGTAA